From a region of the Sesamum indicum cultivar Zhongzhi No. 13 linkage group LG3, S_indicum_v1.0, whole genome shotgun sequence genome:
- the LOC105158528 gene encoding non-specific lipid-transfer protein-like protein At5g64080, giving the protein MHIQYFSNPHKTQANLMERSTKFSYLSILCLVTALLTILTVPVNGQSSTLCTGPMLRSFGSCINFLSSGSNASSPTSACCSSLRDLMSNGQDCLCLIVTGGVPFQVPINRTLAISLPRACRMSGVPIECKATASPVPAPDSGTPGQGGPLYPGLSPPSPTVPFTPQPFTPPSLGPGGRMTPPLAPEGDLVPTLTPPGMRPTLTPSAAQPSLSALPSLLVAVVFGVILVKWH; this is encoded by the exons ATGCACATCCAATATTTCTCTAACCCCCACAAGACACAAGCCAATCTCATGGAAAGAtccacaaaattttcatatctatCAATACTATGTCTTGTTACAGCACTGTTGACGATCTTGACTGTACCTGTTAACGGCCAGTCGAGCACGTTATGCACTGGACCTATGCTCCGCAGCTTCGGCTCCtgcataaattttctttcaagtgGGTCAAATGCATCTTCACCAACTTCAGCTTGCTGCAGTTCTTTAAGAGACCTCATGAGCAATGGGCAAGATTGCTTGTGCCTTATTGTCACTGGAGGCGTCCCGTTCCAAGTCCCCATTAATCGGACCTTGGCAATCTCTCTTCCTCGTGCTTGTAGGATGTCGGGTGTGCCCATTGAGTGCAAAG CCACTGCAAGCCCAGTTCCAGCTCCAG ATTCAGGAACTCCAGGCCAGGGTGGACCACTATATCCTGGATTATCTCCTCCAAGTCCTACAG TTCCATTTACTCCCCAGCCCTTCACACCGCCGTCGTTGGGACCAGGAGGCCGCATGACGCCGCCTCTGGCACCGGAAGGGGACTTAGTTCCGACTCTGACGCCGCCCGGAATGCGGCCAACTTTGACTCCGTCGGCGGCGCAGCCGTCTCTTAGTGCTTTGCCATCTCTTCTTGTAGCAGTAGTGTTTGGAGTCATTCTGGTGAAGTGGCATTGA
- the LOC110011711 gene encoding uncharacterized protein LOC110011711: MPAASFQSQPEGSKMPSRGWALQSKRTLHQLAVEAGYHCLCSLLGPDGYPVVFSSPLALFFSNCYISLPPLTHCHVLDPDPLVFAPPVAALPQPRPQPPPPSSPTMPVQMPPNLPRDDQFVPLPPKVNEILVNSEGQNSSMADGNDNSSLSGSSPPAKLSIPETSDSAKMLLLLSRNLLIIVPVFACIA, from the exons ATGCCTGCAGCATCTTTCCAAAGCCAACCCGAAGGGAGCAAAATGCCCTCAAGGGGTTGGGCTCTTCAGTCTAAGAGGACTCTGCACCAG TTAGCGGTTGAGGCTGGATACCACTGCCTCTGCTCTTTGCTTGGCCCTGATGGTTATCCTGTTGTCTTCAGCTCTCCGCTTGCACTCTTCTTCTCAAACTGCTACATATCACTGCCTCCTTTAACTCATTGCCATG TTTTAGATCCAGACCCTCTTGTGTTTGCACCACCAGTTGCTGCACTGCCGCAGCCGCGGCCACAGCCGCCTCCGCCGTCTAGTCCGACGATGCCGGTGCAAATGCCGCCAAATCTGCCAAGGGACGACCAGTTTGTGCCTTTGCCTCCAAAAGTGAATGAAATCCTTGTCAATTCTGAGGGCCAGAATTCTTCCATGGCTGATGGGAATGACAATTCAAGCCTCAGCGGCAGCAGTCCTCCCGCGAAGCTGAGCATCCCTGAGACGTCAGATAGTGCAAAaatgctgctgctgctctCAAGAAACCTGCTTATCATAGTTCCAGTTTTTGCATGTATTGCATGA